Proteins encoded by one window of Nocardia goodfellowii:
- a CDS encoding DUF5993 family protein has protein sequence MDTLIFGGLLFTLFAIYAQRSRRVVLAAWWVVLVACLVLLRHHITSGLGLGLTW, from the coding sequence ATGGACACGCTCATCTTCGGCGGGTTGCTGTTCACGCTTTTCGCGATCTACGCCCAGCGGTCTCGGCGCGTGGTGCTCGCCGCCTGGTGGGTGGTTCTGGTCGCGTGCCTGGTGCTGTTGCGGCATCACATCACCAGCGGGCTCGGTCTCGGATTGACGTGGTGA